ATTCGGCCTTCGTGTATCTCGGCGTGCTCGGGAAGGTGTCCGGCAACTCGTGGCTTCTGTACCTGGACGCGGACCCCGGTGGACCCAACGGTTCCGCCGACCTGTCCGCCATCAACACCTGGGAACGCGGCACCGTTTTCACGGGCGGCTTCCGGGCCGACTTCCAGTACGGATGCTATCAGCATCAGAGTGCGTACGACGGCGACAACTTCTGGCGAATCGACACCGACACCACGACCACGGATCTGTCGTCCTCCGTCATGACCGCGTTCGACTCCATGCACTCCCACGGCGATCAGGGAGGAAGCGAGCTCGCGATCCCGTGGGATGTGCTCTACGGAATGGGAGTCGGTGCCGTACCGCCCGGGGCCGGACTTGCAATGGTCGCGTCCATCTGCTGGGACCCGGATCCCTCCGGCGAGCTTGGCGGCGACTCCGCCCCCGACAACGCCACGGCGACGCTTCCGACGATCGACCGGTGGATCTCGTTCACCGTGGATGCCGATGGAGACGGCGTCCCCGATGCGACACCGCCCGCCGTCGGCGTTGCCGCACTTCCGACCGCGGTCACACAACCGATCATCTCTTCCGTGGTCCCCAACCCGTTCTCGCCCACAACGCGTGTCACCTTCGCGCTGCCCGGAGACACCCGTCCCGGGGAGGTGGCCCGCCTGGAGGTCTTCGATGTCGGCGGTCGGTCCGTCCGCGTATTGCACAACGGCCCGGCGAATGCGGGTGCCCATACAGTAGTGTGGGACGGCACGGACGCTTCCGGGTCCCACCTGGCCGCGGGAGTCTTCTTCGCAAAACTCTCCGCACCCGGCGGACACTCCACGAAGAAGTTGGTGCTTCTCAGGTAACGGAAGGGGCCGGCCGGGTCTCCCCTGCCGGCCCTCAACACTCAGACTGCTTCGGCGTTATCGAAGCATGACCACGCGGCGTGCGACGATGCCCTGCGCATCACGCACACGCACGAAGTACACACCGGACAGGACGCGCTCTCCGGTGAGGCCGATGCCATTCCATTGGATCGTATGCGAATCGTCCGCCGACGAACCCGTTCCCAGAAGCGCCACGCGCCGTCCGCGAACATCCACGACATCGATCGCCTCGACATCCGTGCGGTTCATGCCGAAGCGAATCGACACATCTCCGCCCGCCGGGTTGGGCCAGACCGACAGCGAACGGGTGGCTGCCCCGTCGGTCGGCATGGTGGAAGACACATTCGGCGTTCCATGTCCCAAGACATCCATTGTGAGCGTAATCTCAGTTCCGGTGGGACTGTCCGCGGCCGGAATCGTTTCGCTGGAGTGAAGCGTGAAGTCGAAGGTGTTCGTATTCAAGCTGGACGCGCTGGTGCCGGCCGAATCCGTACACACCGGCCCCACGCCCACGCAGGTGAGCATGGTATCCGTGTACGCGACGGACGCTCCGAAGAGTGGGTCGTACACATAGTCCACAATGATCGGCAGGTACTGGTTCAGTTCCACAAATCCGTCGTTGGGCACCGCGTCTTCAACCAGCCCATTGGCCGGGTCACCGAGAAGGCTCACAATCGTGACATTCTTGAGCGAGGCCAGTCCCATGTTGATATCGTCCACGGCGGAGTTCAGCGCGCGAATCGTGTCCACTGCACCGGCCACCAGCGACGGGTCGACGCTGAACTCGAAGGTCCCCTGCATGTTCGCCTCGAAGCTTGATCCAAGAGCCGTGATCGTCACCGTGCTCTGGCTGTAGTCGATCACATAGTCGTAGTTCATGGACGCGTCTGCGGCGGGCGCCACAAGGACGCAGATCGACGCCGTCAGGAGTCCAAAGAGGCGGGATGTGTTTCGTCTTGGGGTCATCGTGGGTCTCCTCAGGGGATGAGGACGATCTTCCGCGTTTCGCAGAAGCCGTCCATCTCAATCCGGTAGAAGTAGAGTCCGGCGGGAAGCCTGCGTCCGAACCCGTCCGTACCGTTCCAGATCACCCGGGACGCGCCCCGGGGCCTCTGTCCATC
Above is a genomic segment from Gemmatimonadota bacterium containing:
- a CDS encoding T9SS type A sorting domain-containing protein; this encodes MTPRRNTSRLFGLLTASICVLVAPAADASMNYDYVIDYSQSTVTITALGSSFEANMQGTFEFSVDPSLVAGAVDTIRALNSAVDDINMGLASLKNVTIVSLLGDPANGLVEDAVPNDGFVELNQYLPIIVDYVYDPLFGASVAYTDTMLTCVGVGPVCTDSAGTSASSLNTNTFDFTLHSSETIPAADSPTGTEITLTMDVLGHGTPNVSSTMPTDGAATRSLSVWPNPAGGDVSIRFGMNRTDVEAIDVVDVRGRRVALLGTGSSADDSHTIQWNGIGLTGERVLSGVYFVRVRDAQGIVARRVVMLR